From Saccharomycodes ludwigii strain NBRC 1722 chromosome IV, whole genome shotgun sequence, one genomic window encodes:
- a CDS encoding conserved putative sterol-sensing superfamily protein, which translates to MLIFELLNYWLLHKYLKLVRKIINSPKKFIFYPLLLISVLCYHIILGNSSGSYKSSNRYVSKIDLSSSAPSTINSTIKESPCFNPVSQELNLYQIWIQSNEEGENMLSKKLLIESLAFQNKLTENLLDNKGFVQLYSPFQLWNNSIKLLQLDQLPILTINNHLSDISKYSLQGTTKINGMISSSKALTLAFLCDKNNITADNKPCYQILQQNIQALREIANISHFHIFELNNNTVANKEKNYNPVMKISVVPLGFVDYLYLIIIFSSAAAIFVYSLAQKINHVKSKIWLFIGSIVHITLSSMASLSILSFVYKTSYENTPVILFSAPLLVYMVLGLYKSIKISSESTFLVETELDDLTSKDFLHLMAQNMAVSTINLTLSFIILFLILPFNRKVSLLLFSGLSFNFVLQLTFFPAILVLDHARYAQNNLLMTSLLNDLLMEGEEDSGHTSRSNSNRNSRHFHAKKNSNKHRSGITGNKNGKNTILRLAKGLYTSIYNFSGYMEEVYQLRITFFFMCLYMCFINNRFHSVRSSTSIFYKLFSGEKIMLFSKPYPLLLFFDEKKVSLQLIKLYSESGNGYNGNTAINWIINIKSPLFIIKSIVPLSRDNLLLSENFYLNSMITTHKFDFYYFFEFSLFVILMGCVIILILQLFIFQIDEPFLTSEDIIMHDSSASSSTANTSRSSTSNTSISLSSRNNSRHNNNNYSSPDYQHNHYHQKLLMNKYLQNKALLHQETEFHVVELVRNGHSLDVTDIITSSCPFVVSVGLDRKVLVWSPLTNPLPSPLQLPLDIKEYWPIQHIELSNNGFYIVIFGSSGKVTCWSRTAMKFIWELKLPFSDNVYNNSDVPTPLECFFRKRTIPAFMKRKQQQVNGTDSIGSTTMLNRSDSMCSQYSVFDGRYEIPAITIPNTGDDLASTNNTATSNNSYDNIPEDFIFIGQDGFVNIVSELGKLERYKLCPDTLNAAKLISVKKMITPRMNDRILSCDERGDIYVSTAVNNKWKSRKLIVVKDMFNKGQGLMTPASIRKMRRGNLEINTSSATTISTSSDKMVSTTPNIEPKTTFVSDITNVTCTNYQLYTIPFVGMVLKTKEGNKTELIDAQTGTSIKIFQLRPYKQGTLKIFHDQPIHCKFCGSAAVTTLSIAYTALKDNTLVMHTFKLESRTKTSICLRVERDPREIRCLGLDSVVEKICKVSNVEIWDVEKNNTIIGFKRKADHHSKLSGNSNVNSNSYRQDDYVYSSGISSSPSTFFGLRERKKGTHNNKLTSGGSTNTNFNSKSFNIHDMWEGFLLSPNNGGAITYYDIPKGYNGLAINNIGPMNSFGAKSVILAFGNIMKMLYLGNGEFILKNEDGVDHNEVNMGLKFVNKRRRARSSKMQHDSNNNNTAANNNDNHNNMMF; encoded by the coding sequence ATGTTAATATTCGAGTTGCTGAACTACTGGTTGTTAcacaaatatttgaaacTAGTCCggaaaattattaattccccaaaaaaattcatattTTATCCATTACTTCTAATATCGGTATTATGTTATCATATAATACTAGGCAACTCGTCTGGTTCATACAAAAGCTCTAATCGATATGTCAGTAAGATAGACTTATCAAGCTCAGCACCATCCACTATCAATAGCACCATCAAAGAGTCTCCTTGTTTCAACCCTGTTTCGCAAGAGCTAAATTTATACCAAATATGGATTCAATCAAATGAAGAGGGTGAAAATATGTTGAGTAAAAAGTTATTGATCGAATCCTTggcttttcaaaataaactaaCTGAAAACTTATTAGATAACAAAGGTTTTGTTCAATTATATTCGCCTTTCCAACTTTGGAATAATTCGATTAAACTATTGCAACTTGACCAATTGCCAATATTAACTATAAATAACCATTTATCAGATATTTCCAAATATTCTTTACAAGGGACCACCAAAATCAATGGGATGATTTCATCTTCTAAGGCCTTAACTTTAGCCTTTCTCTgcgataaaaataatataactgCTGATAACAAACCATGCTACCAGATTttacaacaaaatataCAGGCTTTAAGAGAAATTGCCAATATTTCCCActttcatatttttgaactcaataacaatactgttgccaacaaagaaaaaaattataaccCTGTCATGAAAATTTCCGTTGTTCCGTTAGGTTTTGTTGactatttatatttgatcATAATCTTTTCAAGTGCAGCTGccatttttgtttactCATTAGcccaaaaaataaatcacgTAAAGTCTAAAATTTGGCTATTTATAGGTTCAATTGTCCATATCACATTATCTTCTATGGCGTCATTATCCATCTtatcttttgtttataaaacGTCTTACGAGAATACCCCcgttatattattttcagcTCCATTGCTGGTATATATGGTGCTAGGTCTATACAAGTCAATCAAAATATCTAGTGAATCAACGTTTTTGGTTGAGACAGAATTAGATGACTTGACTTCAAAGGATTTTTTACATTTAATGGCTCAAAACATGGCTGTCTCCACTATTAATTTGACATTAtcttttatcattttgttCCTAATTTTGCCTTTTAATAGGAAAGTGTCTTTGCTATTATTTAGTGGATTAAGCTTTAATTTTGTGTTGCAACTCACATTTTTCCCCGCCATTTTAGTTTTGGATCATGCAAGATATgcacaaaataatttattaatgacTTCATTATTGAATGATTTACTGATGGAGGGCGAAGAGGACAGTGGCCATACCTCAAgaagtaatagtaatagaaATTCAAGACATTTTCatgccaaaaaaaatagcaataaaCATAGAAGTGGTATTACCGGTAACAAGAATGGAAAAAACACTATCTTACGACTTGCAAAAGGTTTGTATACATCCATATACAACTTTTCTGGGTACATGGAGGAAGTTTATCAGCTTAgaataacttttttctttatgtGTTTGTATATGTgctttattaataatagattCCACTCAGTTAGATCATCGacatcaattttttataaacttttcagtggggaaaaaattatgCTATTTTCTAAACCTTATCCTTTGTTGCTATTTTTTgacgaaaaaaaagtttctcTACAACTAATTAAATTGTATTCCGAATCTGGAAATGGTTATAATGGTAATACTGCAATTAATTggataataaatatcaaGTCCCcgctttttattattaaaagtatCGTACCATTATCTCGTGACAACTTATTATTGAgtgaaaatttttatttaaattcaatGATTACAACTCACAAGTTtgacttttattattttttcgaATTTTCActgtttgttattttaatgGGCTgtgttataattttaattttacaactatttattttccaaatagATGAACCTTTTTTAACCAGcgaagatattattatgcaTGACTCTTCAGCCTCATCATCCACTGCTAACACTTCGAGAAGCTCAACATCTAACACATCAATTTCCTTATCCAGTCGTAACAATAGTAGacataacaataacaactaTAGTAGCCCAGATTATCAGCACAACCATTATCATCAAAAGCTGCTTATGAATAAATATCTACAAAATAAAGCATTATTACACCAAGAAACTGAATTTCATGTTGTTGAATTGGTAAGAAATGGACACAGTTTGGATGTAACTGATATTATAACTTCTAGTTGTCCCTTTGTTGTGTCAGTTGGATTGGACCGTAAAGTTTTAGTTTGGTCACCGCTAACAAACCCACTACCATCACCTTTACAATTGCCCTTAGATATAAAGGAATATTGGCCCATCCAACACATTGAACTAAGTAACAATGGATTTTATATCGTGATATTTGGATCTAGTGGAAAAGTTACATGTTGGTCAAGAACAGCCATGAAATTTATTTGGGAATTAAAATTACCTTTTAGTGATAATGTTTACAATAATAGCGACGTTCCAACACCATTAGAGTGTTTTTTCAGGAAAAGAACTATCCCAGCATTTATGAAGAGAAAACAGCAACAAGTAAATGGGACGGATAGTATTGGGTCTACGACAATGCTAAATAGAAGTGATAGCATGTGTTCTCAATATTCTGTATTTGATGGAAGATACGAAATTCCAGCCATAACAATACCTAATACCGGCGATGACCTGGCTTCTACTAATAACACAGCAACGAGTAATAACTCTTATGACAATATTCCAGAagatttcatttttattggtCAGGATGGCTTTGTTAACATTGTATCAGAGCTTGGTAAGCTGGAAAGATACAAGTTATGTCCTGATACGTTAAATGCGGCTAAATTAATATCGGTCAAGAAAATGATTACACCTAGAATGAACGACAGGATTTTGAGTTGTGACGAACGTGGTGATATTTATGTTTCTACTGCagtcaataataaatggaAAAGCAGAAAATTAATCGTTGTGAAAGACATGTTTAATAAAGGCCAAGGGTTAATGACACCGGCTTCAATCAGGAAAATGCGCCGTGGCAATTTGGAAATCAATACATCTAGCGCTACTACTATTTCTACTTCAAGTGATAAAATGGTTTCCACAACACCAAATATTGAGCCAAAGACGACATTTGTTAGTGATATCACAAATGTTACCTGTACAAACTATCAATTATACACTATTCCTTTTGTTGGTATGGTTTTGAAAACCAAAGAGGGAAATAAAACTGAACTAATAGATGCACAAACCGGTACATCTATCAAAATATTCCAATTGAGGCCTTATAAACAAGGGACTTTAAAAATCTTCCATGATCAGCCTATTCACTGTAAATTCTGCGGGAGCGCGGCTGTTACTACGTTGTCTATTGCATATACTGCATTGAAAGATAATACTTTGGTCATGCATACTTTTAAGCTAGAGAGCAGAACCAAAACAAGCATTTGTTTAAGAGTCGAAAGAGATCCAAGAGAAATCAGATGCTTAGGCTTAGACTCggttgttgaaaaaatctGTAAAGTTTCTAATGTAGAAATTTGGgatgttgaaaaaaacaacactATTATTGGCTTTAAACGAAAGGCAGATCACCACAGTAAATTAAGTGGTAACAGTAACGTCAACAGTAATAGCTACAGACAAGATGACTATGTTTACAGTAGCGGTATTTCGTCCTCCCCTTCTACATTTTTCGGTTTaagggaaagaaaaaagggaaCACACAACAATAAACTTACAAGTGGTGGTAGCACTAATACCAACTTTAATTCAAAGTCCTTTAATATACATGATATGTGGGAGGGTTTCCTGCTTTCTCCTAATAATGGCGGTGCAATTACTTATTATGATATTCCCAAGGGTTATAACGGTTTAgccattaataatattgggCCTATGAACTCTTTTGGTGCTAAATCTGTCATCTTGGCATTTGGcaatataatgaaaatgttaTATCTAGGTAACGgtgaatttattttgaaaaatgaagatgGTGTTGATCATAACGAGGTTAATATGGGCTTAAAGTTTGTTAATAAAAGGAGAAGAGCCAGATCCAGCAAAATGCAACACGAcagtaacaacaacaacaccgccgccaacaacaacgacaatcataataatatgatGTTTTAG